From Loxodonta africana isolate mLoxAfr1 chromosome 2, mLoxAfr1.hap2, whole genome shotgun sequence, the proteins below share one genomic window:
- the LOC104847034 gene encoding serine protease 38, which produces MEGKHRMGVPGVSPSGPPGSWQRMAGTLLLLLLLPAACSCATETQGKILGGQDAPPGRWPWQVSLQYNGHHICGGTILDQHWVLTAAHCFPRQVLTDGDIALLQLRTPVRLSAFVRPVSVPPTTFQMQPQAECWVTGWGQVHYKEAPVMTLQEAQVFIINNTYCELYLGLPHPTHNTTLCAANLRDRAMACMGDSGGPLVCEVNGTWLQLGVVSRGRVCLPTVAPSVYTRVSYYSAWIAENIRVTQAAGAWPSPLTLLLPLLLILLTTL; this is translated from the exons ATGGAGGGCAAGCACAGAATGGGTGTCCCTGGTGTGAGCCCATCAGGACCGCCGGGTTCCTGGCAGCGCATGGCTGGTACcctgcttctgctgctgctgttgcctgCAG CCTGCAGCTGTGCCACAGAGACACAAGGCAAAATCTTGGGGGGCCAGGACGCACCCCCGGGCAGGTGGCCCTGGCAAGTCAGCCTGCAGTACAATGGCCACCACATCTGTGGTGGTACCATCCTCGACCAGCACTGGGTGCTCACCGCTGCCCACTGCTTCCCCAG GCAGGTGCTCACTGACGGCGACATCGCTCTGCTGCAGCTGAGGACCCCAGTGCGGCTCTCTGCCTTTGTCCGCCCGGTCAGCGTCCCGCCCACCACCTTCCAGATGCAGCCGCAGGCGGAGTGCTGGGTCACTGGCTGGGGCCAGGTGCACTACAAAG AGGCTCCAGTGATGACCCTCCAGGAGGCCCAGGTGTTCATCATCAACAACACCTACTGCGAGCTGTACCTgggcctcccccaccccacccacaacACAACACTGTGTGCAGCCAACCTCAGGGACAGAGCCATGGCCTGCATG gGCGACTCCGGGGGCCCCCTGGTCTGTGAGGTGAATGGCACCTGGCTGCAGCTGGGGGTTGTGAGCCGTGGCAGGGTGTGCCTGCCCACCGTGGCCCCCAGCGTGTATACCCGCGTCTCCTACTATTCTGCTTGGATCGCCGAGAACATCAGGGTTACCCAGGCTGCTGGGGCCTGGCCCTCGCCCCTGACCTTGCTGCTGCCTCTGCTTCTGATACTCCTCACTACCCTGTGA